A DNA window from Theobroma cacao cultivar B97-61/B2 chromosome 5, Criollo_cocoa_genome_V2, whole genome shotgun sequence contains the following coding sequences:
- the LOC18597537 gene encoding myb family transcription factor PHL7 isoform X1, whose amino-acid sequence MRRPSRSDGLAKERLRWTQELHDRFEDAVNQLGGPDRATPKGILKAMGVDGLTIYHVKSHLQKYRILKFVPETNTKCKFERRDISEILPNFGRTSGAQLNEALQMHKEAERKQGDHQLEAQRNLKIKIEAQVIFLERLAGQHRNRATPTKATKPFSPTSLPSLCEESESTAKDGFETDPEADRNEIESGERVQAMYAFESLDQYDHQDMVLNREERVSYLANDISFPWNATVCSSSPLVPSFL is encoded by the exons ATGCGTCGTCCCAGTCGATCTGATGGCTTGGCCAAAGAACGCCTGAGATGGACTCAAGAGCTGCATGATCGATTTGAAGATGCTGTTAATCAGCTTGGAGGTCCAGATA GGGCGACGCCAAAGGGTATCCTGAAGGCTATGGGGGTTGATGGACTGACCATTTACCATGTCAAAAGCCACCTGCAG AAATACAGGATCTTAAAGTTTGTTCCAGAAACAAATACAA AATGCAAGTTTGAGAGGAGAGATATATCAGAAATACTGCCTAATTTCGGTAGAACATC AGGGGCTCAGCTTAATGAAGCCTTGCAAATGCATAAGGAAGCAGAAAGAAAGCAAGGGGATCATCAGCTCGAG GCTCAAAGGAACTTGAAGATTAAGATTGAAGCTCAGGTAATATTCCTTGAGAGACTTGCAGGCCAACATAGAAACCGAGCTACCCCAACAAAAGCTACCAAGCCATTCTCTCCCACATCACTGCCTTCACTCTGTGAGGAGTCTGAGTCGACTGCAAAAGATGGTTTCGAAACCGACCCCGAGGCTGACAGAAATGAGATAGAATCAGGAGAAAGAGTTCAAGCAATGTATGCATTCGAATCATTGGACCAATATGATCATCAAGACATGGTTCTTAACAGGGAAGAAAGGGTTTCTTACCTTGCTAATGATATCAGCTTTCCCTGGAATGCCACAGTTTGCTCATCATCCCCCCTGGTGCCTAGCTTTTTGTGA
- the LOC18597537 gene encoding myb family transcription factor PHL7 isoform X2: MRRPSRSDGLAKERLRWTQELHDRFEDAVNQLGGPDRATPKGILKAMGVDGLTIYHVKSHLQKYRILKFVPETNTKCKFERRDISEILPNFGRTSGAQLNEALQMHKEAERKQGDHQLEANIETELPQQKLPSHSLPHHCLHSVRSLSRLQKMVSKPTPRLTEMR; the protein is encoded by the exons ATGCGTCGTCCCAGTCGATCTGATGGCTTGGCCAAAGAACGCCTGAGATGGACTCAAGAGCTGCATGATCGATTTGAAGATGCTGTTAATCAGCTTGGAGGTCCAGATA GGGCGACGCCAAAGGGTATCCTGAAGGCTATGGGGGTTGATGGACTGACCATTTACCATGTCAAAAGCCACCTGCAG AAATACAGGATCTTAAAGTTTGTTCCAGAAACAAATACAA AATGCAAGTTTGAGAGGAGAGATATATCAGAAATACTGCCTAATTTCGGTAGAACATC AGGGGCTCAGCTTAATGAAGCCTTGCAAATGCATAAGGAAGCAGAAAGAAAGCAAGGGGATCATCAGCTCGAG GCCAACATAGAAACCGAGCTACCCCAACAAAAGCTACCAAGCCATTCTCTCCCACATCACTGCCTTCACTCTGTGAGGAGTCTGAGTCGACTGCAAAAGATGGTTTCGAAACCGACCCCGAGGCTGACAGAAATGAGATAG
- the LOC18597538 gene encoding PHD finger protein ALFIN-LIKE 1, producing the protein MEMASAARTVEQIFKDYSARRTAIVRALTYDVDEFYGLCDPEKENLCLYGHPNESWEVTLPAEEVPPELPEPALGINFARDGMNRKDWLSLVAVHSDSWLISVAFYLGARLNRNERKRLYSMMNDLPTVFEVVTERKPVKDKPSMDSGSKSRGSTKRSIEGQAKSNPKVADETFEEDEDEHSETLCGSCGGNYNADEFWIGCDVCERWFHGKCVKITPAKAESIKQYKCPSCSLKRGRQ; encoded by the exons ATGGAAATGGCTTCCGCTGCTCGAACCGTCGAGCAGATCTTCAAAGATTACTCTGCTAGAAGAACGGCCATCGTTCGTGCTTTAACATACg ATGTGGATGAATTTTATGGACTCTGCGATCCAG aaaaagagaatttatGCCTGTATGGACATCCGAATGAAAGCTGGGAAGTGACTCTGCCAGCAGAGGAAGTTCCACCAGAGCTTCCTGAGCCGGCACTTGGCATTAACTTTGCAAGAGATGGAATGAATCGAAAAGATTGGTTGTCCTTGGTCGCGGTGCATAGTGATTCGTGGTTGATTTCTGTGGCTTTCTATCTCGGTGCGCGTCTTAACCGCAATGAAAG GAAACGCCTATATAGCATGATGAATGATCTGCCCACTGTCTTTGAGGTTGTAACTGAAAGGAAGCCAGTTAAAGACAAACCAAGCATGGATAGTGGGAGCAAATCCCGGGGCAGCACAAAG AGATCAATTGAAGGACAAGCCAAAAGCAATCCTAAGGTTGCGGATGAGACTTTTGaggaagatgaagatgaacACAGTGAAACACTCTGCGGCAGCTGCGGTGGAAATTACAATGCAGATGAGTTTTGGATTGGctgtgatgtttgtgagagGTGGTTCCATGGGAAGTGTGTGAAGATAACACCTGCTAAAGCTGAGAGCATTAAGCAATACAAATGCCCATCTTGCAGCTTGAAGAGGGGCAGGCAGTGA
- the LOC18597539 gene encoding dnaJ homolog subfamily B member 1, whose translation MGVDYYKILQVDRNAKDEDLKKAYRKLAMKWHPDKNPKNKKDAEAKFKQISEAYDVLSDPQKRAVYDQYGEEGLKGHMPPPGAGGFPGGADGGPTMFRFNTRSPDDIFSEIFGFSSPFGGMGDMGGSRAGASGFPRGMFGEDIFASLRGGAGEGSTTMPRKGPAIERTLPCSLEDLYKGTTKKMKISRDVSDGIGRPTTVEEILTIEIKPGWKKGTKITFPEKGNEQRGVIPSDLVFIIDEKPHGVFKRDGNDLVVTQKISLVEALTGYTAQLTTLDGRNLTVPINNVISPTYEEVVKGEGMPIPKEPSKKGNLRIKFSIKFPTKLTTEQKTGLKRLMSSP comes from the exons ATGGGCGTTGATTATTACAAGATTCTTCAGGTCGACCGGAATGCAAaagatgaagatttgaagaaaGCTTATCGGAAACTGGCCATGAAGTGGCATCCCGATAAAAACCCTAAGAACAAGAAAGATGCCGAAGCCAAATTTAAGCAAATCTCCGAGGCTTAcgat GTTTTGAGTGATCCCCAAAAGCGTGCGGTTTATGATCAATACGGAGAAGAAGGATTAAAGGGCCACATGCCACCCCCGGGGGCGGGCGGGTTTCCCGGAGGGGCGGACGGGGGTCCGACGATGTTCCGGTTCAATACTCGGAGCCCCGATGATATTTTCTCGGAAATTTTCGGGTTTTCGAGTCCGTTTGGGGGGATGGGTGATATGGGCGGGTCACGTGCTGGGGCGTCGGGTTTCCCCAGGGGCATGTTTGGGGAAGATATTTTCGCCTCGTTGAGGGGCGGAGCTGGAGAGGGTTCTACGACTATGCCCCGAAAAGGACCCGCTATTGAACGAACATTGCCTTGCAGCTTGGAGGATTTGTATAAAGGGACTACCAAGAAGATGAAGATTTCTAGAGATGTTTCTGATGGTATCGg GAGACCTACTACAGTGGAGGAAATTCTTACTATTGAGATTAAGCCAGGGTGGAAAAAAGGTACAAAAATCACTTTTCCAGAGAAGGGAAACGAGCAACGAGGGGTTATTCCTTCTGACCTTGTCTTCATCATTGACGAGAAGCCTCACGGTGTGTTCAAGAGGGATGGCAATGATCTTGTTGTTACTCAGAAGATATCTCTAGTGGAAGCTCTTACTGGTTATACAGCACAGCTGACAACGCTTGATGGACGGAATCTGACGGTCCCTATTAACAACGTCATTAGTCCAACCTATGAAGAGGTTGTTAAAGGTGAGGGAATGCCCATTCCCAAGGAACCTTCTAAGAAAGGAAATTTGAGAATTAAATTCAGCATCAAGTTCCCTACCAAGCTTACGACAGAGCAGAAAACTGGCCTGAAGCGGTTAATGTCATCTCCCTAG